Within Bradymonas sediminis, the genomic segment GATTGTCGCCGAGGTCTTCGACGCCTCGGTGGCCGACGCCATGCGCGTCCTCTACGGCGGCAGCGTCAAGCCCGCCAATATCGCGGAGCTTATCGCCCAGCCCGATGTCGACGGCGCGCTGATTGGCGGGGCCAGCCTGAAGGTTGAGTCCTTTAGCGAAATCGCAAAAATCGTCGACGAATACACCGCCTAAATCACGCGCAGGCCACCTCGGAGTCATCCGGGGTGGAATGCCGTCGCGGATGTGTGCATTATTAAGAGGCAGTGAGGAGTTCTTTGGTTGAACTCGCTCTGGAGCCCTCCATCACGCCGACATCCGACCATGCTACCTCATACCTTTCGCCGCTTCGATGACGGAGAGACCGTCGCTGCACTCGGCTACGACATCGTTATGCGACGTCGTAACGCAGGTATGCTCGAGCTCCCGACCGGAGAGCTCGTCGCCTGTGACCCGCTCACATTTCTTGACACCGAGCCCTTCGACATCGCGATCGAGCCGGGCCGCTATCCCGTATTGCTATTCGTCGCCGAGCTGCGCGACGAGAGCCGGCTCGCCTACGCCATGTTGGAGGTGAGCCGGGAGAGGACCGTTCGCTGGAAGCGCGCCGATGTGCAAGAAGACGACGTGCGCCGCACGCTCTTCGACCCGCCCGATGGCGGCTATCCGGTCGACTCCTCGGTCGGCTCGTTTATGGACGCCCATACCGCGGGCGTCTTGATGAATTACACGCCGCTATTGGAAGACGATGAGTTTCCGCGCGCAATCCACGGCGAGATGCGGCGCCAGCAGCGCCAGGGCTTTGCCTGGGCAAACCTCGATATTCGCCAGAGCCTGGGCATTCATAGCGGTCAGACCCTGAACCTCATCACCTTTGAGACGGGCTTTGGCCCCGGCCTCTACGAGACCTGGGTGGGGCTCGACGAAAAAGGCCGAGTCACCCGGGTCGTCAGTGACTTCCAGGTGCTCGACCTTCATTTTCGCAGCTTCCCGATGTGACTCGGGCCGGGCAGATTACGCCTTTTTGAAGAGCTTCGCGTAGATCGGCTCCTGGGGCAGCGCGGCCTGCTGGGCCGCGCTGAGCTCGGCGATGCCTTTGCCCGCCAGCTCGAGCATCGCGAGCAATTCGGCGTGCGAATAGGTGGACTCTTCGCCGGTGCCCTGAACCTCGACGAAGCGGCCATCGCCGGTCATCACCACATTCATATCGACGTCGGCTTTGCTGTCTTCCTCGTAGGGAAGATCAAGCAGCACCTGCTCGCCGATGACGCCGCAGGAGATCGCGGCCAGGCTCTGGCGAATCGGCATCTCGGCGATGGCGCCGCGCTCAACCAGGCGGCCGCAGGCCAGCGCGAGGGCGACGAACGCCCCGGTGATCGCGGCGGTGCGGGTGCCGCCGTCGGCCTGAAGCACGTCACAATCCAACCAGATGGTGTGCCCCGGCAGCTTCTCAAGGTCGCAGACCGCGCGCAGGCTTCGCCCGACGAGGCGCTCGATCTCGCGGGTGCGCCCGCCGGCGCCGCGGCGCTCGCGGCGAAAGCGCGGCGCTGTGGCGCCCGGGATCATCGAATATTCGGCGGTCACCCAACCCTTGGCGGGCTCGGCG encodes:
- the rph gene encoding ribonuclease PH → MGTPTDKTRFDGRAADELRPVTIETDFTEAPEASVLITMGKTRVLCSASVEDSVPRWMRDAEPAKGWVTAEYSMIPGATAPRFRRERRGAGGRTREIERLVGRSLRAVCDLEKLPGHTIWLDCDVLQADGGTRTAAITGAFVALALACGRLVERGAIAEMPIRQSLAAISCGVIGEQVLLDLPYEEDSKADVDMNVVMTGDGRFVEVQGTGEESTYSHAELLAMLELAGKGIAELSAAQQAALPQEPIYAKLFKKA
- a CDS encoding DUF4241 domain-containing protein encodes the protein MRRRNAGMLELPTGELVACDPLTFLDTEPFDIAIEPGRYPVLLFVAELRDESRLAYAMLEVSRERTVRWKRADVQEDDVRRTLFDPPDGGYPVDSSVGSFMDAHTAGVLMNYTPLLEDDEFPRAIHGEMRRQQRQGFAWANLDIRQSLGIHSGQTLNLITFETGFGPGLYETWVGLDEKGRVTRVVSDFQVLDLHFRSFPM